The Ptychodera flava strain L36383 chromosome 14, AS_Pfla_20210202, whole genome shotgun sequence genome segment AACCATACTTTTACACGTACAAGAACAGCGATCCGTACTACCAATTCCCGACGCAGCAGCCAATCTCGACCACAACGGGAACAACGACGACGGCGAGCGGCGGTGACGGAAACAGCGGCGGAAACACGGACTGTCCTCCCGACAATTCCGAAGAAATTATCTTGACTGCCGTGATCGTCTCACTGGTGACATTCGTAGTCCTCGTCGTCATCTTCACCACCTTAGCCGTGTACTGCCGACAAGTTGGCAAGAAAGAAGCCATAGCTATGCAGGCAAAATCAAACAATCTGCATATGTAGGCTACCGGAGACCAATGGCCAGTGAAaaacaacaatgacaatacacgGTCAGGTGCTTTGAGAACGCCATTTCTGACCACTGACACACAAACCTTCAAGGAAATGAGTATTTTAAAATAGCAAAAAACACGTATTTCGAATCTACTTCTGTCTGCTTCTTCAGCATCGGCATTTGTGTATATATTCCCTGGAAACCTTTAAgggactttggaatttcaaaagAATGGCAGAAATCAATGATAGAAACGTACAGACTGCCGTTTCTGTATTTCAACCTTTTAAGTAGTTAATCAATGTACATAACTTAGTTACTTTTCCAATAAAAAGCATATTTTCCTTCATATGTTGTACATTGTCACAATAACTTGTTTCGTCTACATGTGGTAGGCCTTGCATTCAATTTAGACGGGGCTAGAAACTCACTAAGTATCCAGCCTACAATTTTGTGATGTCTGGGCTACAATAGGCAAGAAAAATGTGTGAACACTGTGAAACAGTAAGTAGTCATAGGCGATAGAATAAATGCAGAACGTCTCTAAAGATTAGTCACTGAATTTATATGACTGATATAAATTAAACTACTCAGCGAAGCAATTACGCGAATTTCTTTGTACGTACACAAGATGTATGCTGGTCGATTGAAATATTTCCTCAATGGAAACAGTTTTCCGGCTTGAGGAGAAGATGCTGTATAATGAGGACAAAAATTGTGTACGCGCACAATTGAAACATATTCCTAACATGTATTGATGTTATTCTGTGAACTTTACCTGATTTTGCGATCTCACTGAGATGTTTGGCGCTTGAGGGCGTGCCTTGCCACTGCAGAGAGGTGAATGTAACTTTTTAAGTAGAAGTTGAGATAACGACGTTTCCTGTTTCTTGTTCCTTTCTGTTCTCGTTAGCTGATTGTCGCGCCAACTAAATATACACAGGgtattgcaaaaaatatttgTCTGAAGTTATGATGTACGAACGTCATGTATTAAACATTTGTATTATACAAGCCttatttgtaatatatatatatatatatatatatatatatatatatatatatatatatatatatatatatatatacacacacacaaataatatgaacacacatcaagtatgtttgtaatattgctctgcatccctaCATCAAGCACTTTATCCCTCTGCGAAGAtacaaactctctctctctgtctctctatctctctctctctctctctctctctctctctctctctctctgtctctctgtctctctctctctctctctttctttctctctacatatgtgtgtgtagagagagagagagagagagagagagagagagagagagagagagagagagaaaggagaagagaagagagagagagagagagagagagagagagagagagagagagagagagagaagaagagagagagagagagagagagagagagagagagagattttcaaACTTCCAATTGTTTGTGTACTGGGAATGGTATCATACAAACAGCAAGCCTAGTTTCATTAATCACATGCAAAATGCAGAATTTGTAAACCTCATTTTCATTACAGGAAACatgttttattctttttctGGACGCAACTTTCGTGAAGAAATCACACCCAAGGGCCCCAAGCGCCACCATGTCTTGCTGGGTCAGCCTCTTCTTGACTGTCAGGGAAAAGCGGGGACACAGCACCGCTATTGTACTCAGCAAGCTTTTCCAGCATGCGATGTACAATTCCGGGCATGCATTCCGCCAAATCTGTCTGCTCAGTTGGGTCAGATTTAATATTGTATAAAGAGACCAACTTGCCACGTGTGTTAGTATTTACCCGGAGTACATCTTGGATCTCCGCTGGGATGGACCAGAAAGCATGTTCTGAAAAAGACGCCATATTAAAGACCAATAATCCTTAGAAATGCAATCATTGGTGAAAATAATCGAGAAATTAATTCTCCtttttaaaatacagaaaacatatCAGACACAATCAAGGCCGGTGGAGAGATGTTGTTTCCATCACGCGCAAAAAATGATGTAAATACCAGACACATGGCATTACAGTTGCACCTGGAGAACACTGGGTCACACTCTTTCTACCTTTAGAATAAGTTCTAGTCTAAAATTTGGAATAAGTTCTATCTATAAAGATATACAGCCTGAGATTGTGTTGAATTTTACGACCTTAGGAATGACCCGATTGTCTTCTACGCCACCCAAGATATGTTCGGCTGAAGTAAGAAAGACTTTTGCATGGATTTACTGTATATTAACGGGGCCATAATTTGTCATTCTATGTTGCACATAGCTGTGGAtgcatagctgtggtgttttcggaccgGATTTCTGCCTTCTTAcggactggttttgacttttacgtgtGGTGGTggggttaaaaacgtaaaagtcaaaaccagctcGTACTCGTagaaggcagaaatcccgttcgaaaacaccacagctatgttGCACAATGCAATAGTGGTGATGAATGACTAACCTTGACGACCGGTTAGCAATTTCCACGAACCGACGATGAGACCAGCATTCAGATGAACATCAAATTTATCGTTCCGCCAGTGGCTGTTCTTTGTACAATTGGTACACTCTATCATCGGATCAATGTTAATAAGAATTTCCTTTCTCGGAGACGGACTCTGGTGCCTGTAAAAGCATAATCTTGGTAAATAATTCATTTGACCTGAGGTAGAAGTATAAGTTCTGGTCTGGGATAACCAACAGGTTTCAATCACTATGGGTCAAGGTTACGGCTGTGCATATCTATGTGGACAGCTAACCAGTCTTAATAAATTCCAACCACTTTGAACAAGTTACACTGCCGAGTCAACCGTTATGAAAAATGTGTCGCAAAGCAGCTTTGCCAGTAGAAAACTCCTTATATAGAGACAAAAAGTGAACTTCTAAACAAATCGGTGTGTCGTCATGGTATGCTGATATATGAAGACTAATACAAAACCAAAGTAATTCAATCTAACGTGTCACTGACAAACCAGACCCGATATTTCACCCCGTGTCATTTGATACTCATTGACGACCATTATGAAAGATACAgttaccgtggacgaaaacgacaatgcTCCGCGCTGTGGTAAATTCATACAGCGCGGAgctttttacacagcgcggagataAATTTCACACGGCGCGGAGGTTTTTACACACTGCAGAGACAAATTTAACACACCGccgagatttttacacagcgcggagataAATTTAACACAGCTCGGAGAATTGTTGTTTTCGTCTACGGTATACAGTACTATTTCCATTGTGTATAAACTTGTGTTATATAGTCTTTTCATCACGTGATATAAACTTTTTAGTATGTCATGTAGTCTTTCTATAATAAGGTCTTGTCATTGTGCTTTGTAGTCTTTCTGTTATGTGGTTTCGTGAATTGTTTCATTAGGTTGTGTCATACTTCCATTATGTGACAAAGTCTCGTTCATTATCTTATGTATAGTCTGTCCATTGTGTGGCATAAACTTGCCATTATCTTATGCACTCTTTTCACTATGCAGTataaacttttcactgtctgaTGTCAAGTTGCAATTGTGTTATGTTCATTTGGTTTTTCGGTTACGTGATCACTTTCGCGTTCCAAATGCCCTCAACATATCGGGCATGCGTTTGAATTTTGCGTCATGAAGGAAAGTTGTTTATATTGAGGAGTGATTAAATCATCGACGTTTCAAACATTTCTAGTCCGGTCCCCGTTGGTAATTTTACAGTGAAAGCATCTCTTTTCCGATAATAGGCATTACTATGTTCCACGAGATACGTTACTGTGTGACCGTTGTCTGCGGCGTGACGCTTTGGGAAAACGCCCTCACATTTGTACAATGATTTTCCAATTCGTTACAAATTGCGGCCAACCTGTTTACTACAGTGAGATTTCAATGAAGGAATTTAAAAATTTATAGTTTTGGTCGATTTTTGttgattgaaaccaccgtattccGGTAAGCTCAAACctgttgcatatttgaatacacCCCTGTTCCATTTCTGTTTTCATtatcaatttatcattttgaaataagcGTAATGTATTTCAGGGTGAAGAAATGGTTTGCCGCATATTTCACGAATTTGTTATGGGTTATTTACATCTAATCTGTAAGGTCATACCAACTGAGTCGGCGCTAATTGGTTTGTCACTATGATGATGTCAGCTTGTACGATTTATGCTCATAGGTTAACTGCAGTggaaaaaatgaagttttacTGACTTTCCCGGGTATCCCCATGATCAGATGCCCTGCCCTAAAGAGAAACTGAATTTTAAGACTTCGCACTACATTTCAAGGGTGACAGCACATTAGGGTGACATTCAAAAGTGGTCAAACAAAGAAGATTTTGCCTATGTCATCAACCATCAGTCCTGCGGTGGAAATACGGCAAATAAGTTCGTGATAGAATGTTTTCATAGACATTCAGAAAAAAGGTtacctaagaaagtgtagcttttgaataaaaatgacagcCTTGACACCATGCAGGATAGCTTGGGTAGGGAAACGATAGGTGCCTGAATAGAATCTGTAAGCTTGGTCATCTAAAACTGTGTAGTAACCCTCGCCGTAGACTgtacctgggcaatggtgtcacttgtatattttggcatagattgtgaaactatataagggcTTTCAGAGGGTTGTTAACATCGGCAGATTAcagtgtgtaaaatatgattttattaatcacaatcataatttaatattatatagggctcagcccttggtgtcgcgccaggggttaagattggcaatgttatttgtattgattcatgataaactgtaattgttacttcataaacgtttatatgaaaactatgcccagtttccctctgatgaaagcagttcacgtacttacacgacgtcaaaccctgcagcagggcaggtatagattttctgtagcgtgtaaaaattttggacaaaaattggcaatttttacaatgataacagcctatggcgtttaacaagggacgtattatgcaataattatcattgcaatggtaaccgcactgcccaccttccacttgcaagctgaaaactattgcgttccgtctaaaaacttgcaattttgaatctaattattgacacagggggcgctcttctataattcaatcccagcattctttgcgtatgcccccgttcatatgcacgacagttttctccgtttatctatatcaacgatactttgtatcagcgacaaggtgtataataacatttactggctaataaaagaggtatattttataaaaggcatgttatatcatagtatttgtttcgtatttgtttatttacgagtactcaaaaaaaaaaacatggcggcgcccaagaagaaagaagaggtacacttccggttactcgcatagtatattatgaataagcgcatgcgtagtcagtaagccgctggcgcgactattaataatcataattatcacaacaatggggtttccagatggtatttacacaaagtagacgacattgtttgtaaaaagttttaatattctgtaacattcatattagtAATTTATTAATCATTTATTatcattttattattatatcctatcattttttatgatgataataataggaaaaatcatcacaaataatgcctaaTCGACCTGTGGCCGGGGTGCATAATATTTTATCGCATGTAGATGAAGTTGTAAAATTCGGCAGAATTACAGAGGATTTTCAGGAGGCATTAATTTACCGCAGGAAATTTTAGGGGGGTCAACGTCACAAAAAACACTAGTCTTTTATGGGAGGAGGAGGCAAAAACCAACGATTACTTAAGGGACAACATCattcttttgtattttttgtgtgatattCAGAATAAAAGGAATACGTGCATAAAATCACACAGTGTACAATATGATGTAGTTGCATCACTTTAAAGGTTTCACATATTACCGTTGTGCCGAATGCGAAGGATGGTTTTTCTTGCGACCTCTGGACAAAACGACTTTCTCCTATTCAAACCTGCTTTGCCATACCAACTAAACATTGTTACAGTGTCGGTGAAAGCTGCTATCCTAATCTATGTTATCAAAATCTCAGTACAGAATCTTGTATGAGATACGATGTCTATActaactatgcaaatgagttttGCACATATAACAATTTATATtaaactatgcaaatgagttttGTTGATCGATTTTACCGTATGGACcttaaaatgtttcactgaatgtcCAAGTTTGTCTTGCTGTAACAAGAGTAAAAGCAGTGTATAGTTAACCAGTATTCAGCATTTTTGAAGTAGCCAAACACCACAGACAAAttttcgtatcaaacaaaatccatgaaaaatcACTACAGCACATACGTCAAGCTATTTGTGAGCTATTCCGGAAGCATCGGCTATAGAAGTAGAGGTCACGACCTCGTTTTACAAAGTACATGAtgattttcattgtcaaaaaactCAACGAAGTCACATGGAGGGCCTGATTGATCAAAGGGGTGGGATGGTGTAGAGGACTGTTCGATGTTTTTGGAAATTAATAATAACAGTGGGAAATGACAGTTGATATTTGTAGCTGCAAATTAGTGTGACTATGGTTAACTGCTACAAAGTACAGCATACAGCTGAACTCTCAGCATATTTGAATCATCGATTACGTATGTAATGATCATTTTTAGAACTTTAGTTGACTGTTTTTTCCTCAATTCTCTCCTCCCTTAGTAGTTCATTGAATGGGCAAATAGAAACAGAAAAATATCTCTTATGGAGACTTCAGTTATTATGAGAGGTGGTGGGCTGAAGGAAATTAAGGGTGGTCcatcatgtaaaatgtgaccctcccctccctatctaaactcaaaagtttgaaatgtgtGTATAACTTTGATAGAACTGCCGACCTTGTTACATTACAAGTAAATATATATTAAGTGatatttgctgtaacttttggtcatattttagtTTTCTCGTTCTGTCTATCAAATGCTGTTTCCCGTCCAACTCCCTTTATAGCATGTTGGTATGCCAAGTATTCTGTTTGTCAACAAACTCACACACGTGTAatcacagggtgttgtctacatgtccTTCCCcagggtgggtaggtgtttcgttgtatcgctaataaagatatattctaccaacctctggtgtttcggtcttaacttagcactgccctgacaatcttgcgtaaacgttttatcaacatgctgcgtctgatgaatttgagtgcctaattaaccaaagtaatcaagggtaaattactaatctgtggacgctctcaccagattatcaccggattaaatttgacaaagtcaataacgaacgcaccagcttcagttataccttgctggtgcgttcgttattgactttgtcaaatttaatccggtgataatctggtgagagcgtccacagattagtaatttacccttgattactttggctaattaggcactcaaactcatcagataatagactaaattaccaccttgcttgctttggcgaattaggcaatcaaactggtcagatgtagcatgttgataaaaagtATACGCAAGATtatcaagggcagtgctaagttaagaccgaaacaccaaaggttggtagaatatatctttattagcgatacaacgaaacacctacccacccctggggacggacatttagacaacaccctgtggagttaattttgttattgttgacaagtgaattctagtccgcatttaattcaattgtcaacaataacagtgctgaCTGTACACATAGGGGACATGTTTATAAGATAAATACTGGgcatttcatcataattcaaGGATTTGAACCAGACACTGCTGTTGATACACATAccaaaaaactacaaaaatagccaaaagtcacagctaatggggctttaagatTGTTCAATAAGGTAGCGACGGGATAACAGCATAAGTAGGTGATATGAGTGTCCTTTATGCATTTAACTTATGCAGTTTATTGACACTATGCGCATTGCAGTGACCGCAATCGCAATTGTCATAGGATTGTTGTGAAGTTTCTTTACAAAATTCGTTCGTCATAAACTTTAGCAATGTACAATGTGACCCTCTCCCAGTCtaagtttgtaaaatgtgaccctccccttagGGTAAGTAGCTTTGTAAATATGACCCTCCCCAAATTCCTCAGGCCCGCCCCTGTCATaataactgaaggctcccttattttGATTTAAGTTTAGAAAAGTACTTTAAAGGGAACATCTTTTAAAGTCCGACTTTGTAGAGGGCGTTGCTCAGTAGAGACGATCGGACAACTTGAAGACTCGTCATAAACAAATTCGCCTTCTGGACTTTGGGTGCGGCCCTATAGACATAATAAGTGGTGAtgactctactgtctatgttacAACGGTCATTTTTTAGGGTTCGCATCAGTTACTGAAAGTATTACAAAACTGTGGCGGCTCAGCTCCTTGGTACTGTTCAGTGGTAGAGCAAGCGTGGCACTAATTCATTCGCACTGTTATTTTTTAAACATAACTGAATGCAACCTTATATAAAACTATTTGCTTCTGGCACGGTTACTCTACAGTAACCATGCTTCTGGTTCTGACtacttttcattcattttccTCTATTAGCATCTCCCTAGATCCGTTTTATACTTTAATTTCTCCTGTACAGCTacctaagggagccttcagtaaatACAGGGGGTGGGctgggggaattggggggaggtccacttttagaaaactgttcaagggggagggtcactttttataaacctatctttgggggggggggtcacttttaacagaagctgattttatggccaaacctTCGATTgtctgtgtgatatttcctgaataagAAATCACCAATGAAATACGCCGATGCTTTTAAATACGTACACATAATaaacaagtttcacaagcaaagaagatgcagtggtatcctacattaaacaccctgaacagttaaaactgatgacagacaagagacaaaaacatatgcaacaggtggaaaagtgtatatcaatcagcaaatgtacataaatgcaaagatattgttagttttacattggaaaaaatgtgcatagttctctcatagactaccatgtacagtgaattaacatttcaatgaaattccaaaagcaaatttcttgcacaatcatggacttataaccactctagtctaatcaaggaCATTAATATCAGTAGCCAAACATAcgtaaatgcacagatttaccaaattttgtgtttgaaaaaatattcatagtttaaTCGTAGATTGCCATgtttagtgaatcaacatttcggtgaaattccaaaagcaaattttttgcacacacacgGACTTGTACCTATTCTAGTATAATCAAgaacatcaatatcaataatcaagcgtacataaatgcacagatttacctatttttgtattgaaaaaattattcatagtttcatcatagactgccatgtatagtgaatcaacatttcggtgaaattccaaaagcaaatttcttgcacaaccatggacttgtgaCGACTCTAGTCTGATCAAGAATATTCATATCAATAataaagtgtacataaatgcatagatttacctagttttgtgaccactctagtctaatcaagaacgttCATATCAATAAtgaagtgtacataaatgcacagatttacctagttttgtattgaaaaaaatattcatagtttcattatagactaccatgtaaagtgaaccaacattttagatgaaattccaaaatcaatttcttgtacacaaatgcacatgtaACTTTTCACTTAaggcaaagtacatttaaatattttatcaaacatatataatatacagatatagcatgttttgtgggggaaaattgtcaataatttgcctgatagactccatgtattatgatttgatatttttagatgaagcactatatcagccacatctggCCTTCTCATATTGgtacaaaatatggtgaccctccctcaaatgtgtgaataccatatctcttaaaaaatgcttgcgtgataaatttCGACTGcgcctccaaaaacaccagccctcccctccgtaatttgtccctaacttaCATAATGATTAaactaattgttatgtaaattagctgatactgtttcagttattcctggggagaatactgcagtggtttggtaagggtcaaattttagaatgtcggacaagggggaggggcACATTTTACGCTACAAGTGTGCGCGGaattccccggcccacccccatgtaattactgaaggttcCCTAACAGCACAACAAAGTATACTTCCAAACAAACGCCGTGTCTTTCCTTCGCATATAACTTATACCACTCAAGAGCCTTTACTTGCCTACGCCTGTCATGAACGAGTCATTAAATCACTAGCAGTGGCTTTCGGTACTTGGACCACAGAGTGTGTCTTAACTTACCAGATTGTAGACCATTGGTTGTAACCATCTAGGGGTTTCGTGCCATTGAGATTACCCCTGGCAAGATGAACCAACGTGGGAAACCAATCACTAACGTGGATAAGTTCCCTGTTAGTTGATCCTCGAAGGTTAGGTGGCAGTAGAGGACCGGAAACAAATCCAGCCACTTTTATTCCCCCTTCGTAATACGACTTTTTGCCGCCTCTCAATGGCCAGTTGCTGCCGCCAAAGCTCGTTGCACCACCATTATCTGTGGCAATTCAGGAAATGAAAATACATGTCAAAGTCAAGGCGTCACTTTGAGCTAGAAGTTTTCATATATATAGCTACGGCAACCTCAATAGGTAAccaacaaaaaaataccatatGACGTTGACATACCTGAAGAGAAGATAAGTATCGTGTTATCCCAGAGTCCTGTTTCTTCTAGCGTAGATGTAACGTTTCCAATAGCTTCGTCCATCATAGTTGCAAGGGCAAGCACAAGGCGCCTTTCCTCGTTTTCTACATCTCGGTACATCTTTCGGTATTTAAGTGGAGCTTGTACGGGGACATGGACGGCGCCGAAAGCTAGGTAAAGGAAAAGTGGCTgtaaaaagaatatttcaatcttATTTAGCTGGTGATTTCCAAGTGTCGATTTTGTCGGATGTGAAGGGAATGCTAAGAACAAGGATGGATCATTGGCTTCACGAAGTGATGGTGATGATACCGACGACGATGATGGTGGGGGTGGTGAAGACTGTAACCAGTACTAGTAAAGTAtttttgtggaaaaattccCAAAATTCCATGTTTAGGCCATTTTAGCACGTGTGTACATATATCTGGTCCAAAACATGGTTTCCCCCCAAAAGTGCATAGTTTGAATTGGTTAGTAGAGGTTATGCTGTCGACATTGAGTATTTGACCCCTTACTAATGTTgaacaaaattgtcaaaatcgCTTAGAAATTTctcgcagttttattttcttcattttagcAGTCCGGTTTATGTCTcaaattattcatgacgttggcgaCTGAgattcgctgattggtcaaatCGCACTGTGCTCTATCGAGAAATAACCCGGACTGTTTACAGTTGGAACGACCCTAGGCCTTGACTTCTGAGGCAAACCAGCAAATCGTAAATCGATATTATATCATTCTATATTTTTAGAGCCTTAATACATTTTtcttaaaatcactgaaattaaaattaaaatcatgaaTGATATATCTAGCATTGTCGGGGAATACACATTAGTGGCATGACTGTTGAAAATTAACTTTCAtgacataatttcaacaaataaaatataactGAACAATGGTAGAGGTTAGGTCAGGGAGATATGATGGAAATACGACAGTAAACGGTAAAGTTGtattatgaaattttcatttcttatACACCAGGAGCACGGACGACAATGCATATCGCATTTGCGATCACTGACGTGAGTACAACCCTTGTTTGAATAACAGTAAAACCGTTTCGAAAACTCTTTGCGTCAATACGAGTGTTAGAACACTCATCATGTCTATTGCGTCCTTCATACTACGCGCGTCGTATTCCcatgatgggaaaaattgcgTATGGTAAGGGAGATGCGATGGCACCAAACGCAATTTTGATTCGTGTAACCGACACCAACATGATTACAACctcatcattttattttatcacataacTTGAAAACTGATTCGACAGTGCCCATAAAACGGATGAAgaacagaataaaaataaatacatcggcagttaaagggaaacagtcgtcagaactgcgcctgtgcgagtgttttgtttacaaacaatgtatttcgtgcacgatatctagatgcacctcattatCATAGCTGCAGCATTTAAAGTATACGATATAGATTATGACaggcatgttttaactttcatcaatcaccgtcgtaccttggatacagtgtttacattggtcgtatgggtctcATACgatctttgagcgcagttccgacgactgtatccctttaaatgaATGATTTAATAATTAAACAGTAGAGAAACAAAGATTACCAGTTCCGCATCGTGATTGCGAATCACTCTTTGTGCCTCAGATGCAAACAGCCTGGTTTTGTGTTCTCCAACATACTGAGGGGCTACAAACTCACTGTCGTTTCTCCATAGATCTTTGCCAAGCATTTGCAAATTCGTCCCATTTGGGTACCTGTAGTAATTGTACTTGTCATATGTATAGTAGTCGACTGCGCAATTGTAAAAGCCTGGGCAGAAAAGGAGGAAGAACATTTTGATCGAAGTGAACGAGCCAAATAGCCCGGAATTTGTGTCGCAATGCGAACAAAATTCAAgaacatttatttatgtttatttcaatttgatAGATTTCTCACGGAATGAGAAATGTTTGTtaataatatcaagaaaataGTCTACATAGTGAATGTAAGAACCTGCATCGCTAAAGAGTGGAATTTCGTCTCTATGAGAATACTTTCAAAGTAATTGATTTAGACTATTTGCAACGAGCAGCAACCCTGCACCTCTTTAAAATGGCCACGTGATTTAACAGGGAAAACAGCAGTAAAAAGGGAGGAGATGATGCCAGTATTGGAGTTCGCTGGGGCAGGAAGGGGTCACTTCATGCACAACTCTATACTCTTTTCGAGTGTTACAGCGAACTCTAGCTGGTACGGGTTTGGATGTCTCATCAAAATTATCCTCCGAACATATTGCAAAACTTTGTCACggaaaaaagttgaaatctgtACGGCCTTTTGTATAAAGCACTTGAGGAGTATGGCTAAAAGTCCGGCGTATATGGTAACATTTCATATGCATGTACTGTACAATATGGAAACGAAAACACA includes the following:
- the LOC139150683 gene encoding arylsulfatase B-like, with protein sequence MQYRKLVRLATAMMDVKILLVFGLLKLQSASCGDKQPNIVFILADDLGYYDIGYHGSRIQTPVLDNLANRGIKLENYYVQPICTPTRSQLMSGRYQIHTGMQHKVILPPQPLCLPRDEVTIAEKLKEAGYATHIVGKWHLGHYAEFCLPTKRGFDTFFGFYNCAVDYYTYDKYNYYRYPNGTNLQMLGKDLWRNDSEFVAPQYVGEHKTRLFASEAQRVIRNHDAELPLFLYLAFGAVHVPVQAPLKYRKMYRDVENEERRLVLALATMMDEAIGNVTSTLEETGLWDNTILIFSSDNGGATSFGGSNWPLRGGKKSYYEGGIKVAGFVSGPLLPPNLRGSTNRELIHVSDWFPTLVHLARGNLNGTKPLDGYNQWSTIWHQSPSPRKEILINIDPMIECTNCTKNSHWRNDKFDVHLNAGLIVGSWKLLTGRQEHAFWSIPAEIQDVLRVNTNTRGKLVSLYNIKSDPTEQTDLAECMPGIVHRMLEKLAEYNSGAVSPLFPDSQEEADPARHGGAWGPWV